The Bryobacteraceae bacterium genome includes a window with the following:
- the leuC gene encoding 3-isopropylmalate dehydratase large subunit: MTLAEKILARASGRSRVAPDEIVVADVDLAMSHENADLVRKAFLEIGVPRVWDPEKIVIIFDHRIPAESEKTAATHKAVREFVRQQGIRHFYDVGRGGICHQVLAENGHVQPGMVVVGTDSHTTTHGAFGAFATGIGATEMAGVWVEGRLWFKVPSTLRIEVEGEFAPWVSAKDLILYIIGRLGAAGADYRAVEFDGSAIRRMTIASRMVLCNLSMEMGAKVAFTPVMEIAPDADARYERVLHINLDYDLPEPQIACPHSVDHVRPVSALGEIPVHQAVLGSCTNGRLEDLEIAASILRGRRVHPQTRLIVIPASQRVCLDAMRLGYLETLIEAGAIVNPPGCGPCVGVHQGILAAGEVCISSTNRNFIGRMGSKDSFVYLSSPAVVAASAVAGRIVHPEIVMAKEDAHV, translated from the coding sequence ATGACCCTCGCAGAGAAGATTCTCGCCCGCGCCTCGGGCCGCTCCCGCGTCGCTCCCGACGAGATCGTCGTCGCCGACGTCGATCTCGCCATGAGCCACGAGAACGCCGACCTGGTCCGCAAAGCTTTTCTCGAAATCGGCGTCCCCCGCGTCTGGGACCCCGAAAAAATCGTCATCATCTTCGATCACCGCATCCCCGCCGAAAGCGAAAAAACCGCCGCTACCCACAAGGCTGTCCGCGAATTTGTCCGCCAGCAGGGGATCCGCCACTTCTACGACGTCGGCCGCGGCGGCATCTGCCATCAGGTGCTCGCCGAAAACGGCCACGTCCAGCCCGGCATGGTCGTCGTCGGTACCGATTCCCACACCACCACCCACGGAGCCTTCGGCGCCTTCGCCACCGGCATTGGCGCCACCGAAATGGCCGGCGTCTGGGTCGAAGGCAGGCTCTGGTTCAAGGTGCCCTCGACTCTCCGGATCGAAGTCGAAGGCGAATTCGCCCCCTGGGTCTCCGCCAAGGACCTGATCCTCTACATCATCGGCAGGCTCGGCGCCGCCGGCGCCGACTACCGCGCCGTCGAGTTCGACGGCAGCGCCATCCGCCGCATGACCATCGCCTCCCGAATGGTTCTCTGCAACCTCTCCATGGAAATGGGCGCTAAAGTCGCCTTCACGCCCGTCATGGAAATCGCGCCCGATGCCGACGCCCGTTACGAGCGCGTCCTCCACATCAACCTCGACTACGATCTGCCCGAGCCCCAGATCGCCTGCCCCCACTCCGTCGATCACGTCAGGCCAGTCTCCGCCCTCGGCGAGATCCCCGTCCATCAGGCCGTCCTCGGCTCGTGCACCAACGGCCGCCTCGAGGATCTCGAAATCGCCGCGTCAATCCTCCGCGGCCGCCGCGTCCACCCGCAGACGCGCCTCATCGTCATCCCCGCCTCCCAGCGCGTCTGCCTCGACGCCATGCGCCTCGGCTATCTGGAAACTCTCATCGAAGCCGGCGCCATCGTCAATCCGCCAGGCTGCGGCCCCTGCGTTGGCGTGCACCAGGGCATCCTCGCCGCCGGCGAAGTCTGCATCTCTTCCACCAACCGCAACTTCATCGGACGCATGGGCAGCAAGGACTCCTTCGTCTACCTCTCGAGCCCTGCCGTCGTCGCCGCCTCGGCCGTCGCCGGCCGCATCGTCCATCCCGAAATCGTCATGGCAAAGGAGGACGCCCATGTCTGA
- a CDS encoding 3-isopropylmalate dehydratase small subunit, translating into MSDASSILCGRVAAVLGPNIDTDIIYPGRYLNITDREKTAEHLFELAYPEIRSKLRPGDFIVAAANFGCGSSREQAAAALKFSGCGAVIAASFARIFYRNAINLGLPAIVSPSAHLECSEGDELEIDLAGGLIRNLSRNLSIAAAPLDPRAIELIRSGGLIPYLKAKYASAPAAG; encoded by the coding sequence ATGTCTGACGCTTCCTCGATCCTCTGCGGCCGTGTCGCCGCCGTTCTCGGCCCCAACATCGACACCGACATCATCTACCCCGGCCGCTACCTCAACATCACCGATCGCGAGAAGACCGCCGAGCACCTCTTCGAGCTCGCCTACCCGGAAATCCGCTCGAAACTCCGGCCCGGCGATTTCATCGTCGCCGCCGCCAACTTCGGCTGCGGCTCCAGCCGCGAGCAGGCTGCCGCGGCGCTGAAATTCTCCGGATGCGGCGCCGTCATCGCGGCCAGCTTCGCCCGCATCTTCTACCGCAACGCCATCAACCTCGGCCTGCCCGCCATCGTCAGCCCCTCCGCCCACCTCGAGTGCAGCGAGGGCGACGAACTCGAAATCGACCTCGCCGGCGGCCTCATCCGCAACCTCTCGCGCAACCTCTCCATCGCCGCTGCGCCTCTTGATCCGCGCGCCATCGAACTGATCCGCTCCGGCGGCCTCATCCCCTATCTCAAAGCCAAATACGCCTCCGCGCCCGCGGCAGGCTGA
- a CDS encoding isocitrate dehydrogenase has translation MAKHQIAWLPGDGIGVEVAQAARLVLDAAGYDAEYHHGDIGWRFWVAEGDALPQRTLDLLARTECAFFGAITSKPAAEAARELAPELQGRGLTYRSPIVRMRQLLDLYICQRPCRALPGNPLNYREGVDLVVFRENTEGMYIGVEFPQVPESFYAEKAMSRIPRDAAISIRSITANASRRIVKAAFEFARRNGRRKVTAVHKANVLRATCGLFLEQATEVAVMYPDIEFDTANVDAICMWLLKNPHNYDVIVTTNLFGDILSDLCAQLVGGMGFACSGNIGEKYAVFEPTHGSAPKYAGLNKVNPIAAILAAAMMAGWTGEKEIEAAIHSAVEEVVRRGEVRTYDMGGSSSTMQMAEAIAAEAARLRAHA, from the coding sequence ATGGCGAAACACCAGATTGCATGGCTCCCCGGCGACGGCATCGGCGTCGAAGTCGCCCAGGCTGCCCGCCTCGTTCTCGACGCCGCCGGCTACGACGCCGAATACCACCACGGCGACATCGGCTGGCGCTTCTGGGTCGCCGAAGGCGATGCGCTCCCTCAGCGCACCCTCGACCTGCTCGCCCGCACCGAGTGCGCGTTCTTCGGCGCCATCACCTCGAAACCCGCCGCCGAAGCCGCCCGCGAGCTCGCTCCCGAACTCCAGGGCCGCGGCCTCACCTACCGCAGCCCCATCGTCCGCATGCGCCAGCTCCTCGACCTCTACATCTGCCAGCGCCCCTGCCGCGCCCTGCCCGGCAATCCGCTGAATTACCGCGAAGGCGTCGACCTCGTCGTCTTCCGCGAGAACACCGAAGGCATGTACATCGGCGTCGAGTTCCCCCAGGTGCCCGAATCCTTTTACGCCGAAAAGGCGATGAGCCGCATCCCCCGCGACGCCGCCATCTCCATCCGCTCCATTACGGCCAACGCCTCGCGCCGCATCGTCAAAGCGGCCTTCGAGTTCGCCCGCCGCAACGGCCGCCGCAAGGTCACCGCCGTCCACAAGGCCAACGTGCTCCGCGCCACCTGCGGGCTCTTCCTCGAACAGGCCACCGAAGTCGCCGTGATGTACCCGGACATCGAATTCGACACCGCCAACGTCGACGCCATCTGCATGTGGCTCCTCAAGAACCCGCATAACTACGACGTCATCGTCACCACCAACCTCTTCGGCGACATCCTCTCCGATCTCTGCGCCCAGTTGGTCGGCGGCATGGGCTTCGCTTGCAGCGGCAACATCGGAGAGAAATACGCCGTCTTCGAGCCCACACACGGCTCCGCCCCGAAATACGCCGGCCTCAACAAGGTCAACCCCATCGCCGCCATCCTCGCCGCCGCCATGATGGCCGGCTGGACCGGCGAAAAAGAGATCGAGGCCGCCATTCACAGCGCCGTCGAAGAAGTCGTCCGCCGCGGCGAAGTCCGCACCTACGACATGGGCGGCTCTTCCTCCACCATGCAGATGGCCGAGGCCATCGCCGCCGAGGCCGCACGGCTCCGCGCTCACGCCTGA
- the pyrC gene encoding dihydroorotase: MRRLLIRHGRVICPASGHDGVADVLIEEGRIAAVGKDLSAPGADTLDAAGLVVAPGFIDIHVHLREPGFTHAETIATGSRAAAAGGFTTVCCMPNTNPVNDSATVTTYIVEKARREAVVNVFPIGAITKGSEGEELAAIGSMVAAGAVAISDDGRPVMNARVMRRAMETARALDIPVIQHCEDLHLSAGGDMHECADSVRLGLRGIPAAAEDVMVARDILLAELTGARYHVAHISTKNAVAMVGFARRRGLPVTCEATPHHIALHTGHMRPYDSNYKMKPPLRGPEHTEAVIEGIVKGSVDCLATDHAPHAGDDKMQEFERCPFGIIGLETALGVALEVLVHSGRIPLERLIALFTSEPARIIGWKGEQARGALKPGYAGDVTIFHPEYPWTYDVKNSLSKSANTPFSGRTFRGGPIVTIVGGEIAWKAPGF, encoded by the coding sequence GTGAGGAGACTGCTGATCCGCCATGGACGGGTGATCTGCCCGGCGTCGGGCCATGACGGCGTGGCCGACGTGCTGATCGAAGAAGGCCGCATCGCCGCGGTGGGCAAGGACCTGTCCGCGCCGGGCGCGGACACGCTGGACGCGGCAGGGCTCGTGGTGGCGCCGGGTTTCATCGACATCCATGTGCACCTGCGCGAGCCGGGGTTCACGCACGCCGAGACGATCGCGACGGGGTCGCGCGCCGCCGCGGCGGGCGGCTTCACGACGGTGTGCTGCATGCCGAACACGAACCCGGTGAACGATTCGGCCACGGTGACGACGTACATCGTGGAGAAGGCGCGGCGCGAGGCGGTGGTGAACGTGTTTCCCATCGGCGCGATCACGAAAGGCAGCGAGGGCGAAGAGCTGGCCGCGATCGGGTCGATGGTGGCCGCCGGCGCCGTGGCCATCAGCGACGACGGGCGCCCGGTGATGAACGCGCGCGTGATGCGGCGCGCCATGGAGACGGCGCGGGCGCTGGATATCCCGGTGATCCAGCATTGCGAGGATCTGCACCTTTCCGCGGGCGGCGACATGCACGAGTGCGCCGACAGCGTGCGCCTGGGGCTGCGCGGAATCCCTGCCGCGGCGGAAGACGTGATGGTGGCGCGCGATATCCTGCTGGCCGAGCTGACCGGCGCGCGGTATCACGTGGCCCACATCTCGACGAAGAACGCCGTGGCGATGGTCGGCTTCGCGCGGCGGCGCGGGCTGCCCGTTACCTGCGAGGCGACGCCCCACCACATTGCGCTCCACACGGGCCATATGCGGCCCTATGATTCGAACTACAAGATGAAGCCGCCCCTGCGCGGACCGGAACACACGGAGGCTGTGATCGAGGGGATCGTCAAGGGCTCGGTCGATTGCCTGGCCACCGATCACGCGCCGCATGCTGGCGACGACAAGATGCAGGAGTTCGAGCGCTGCCCGTTCGGCATCATCGGGCTGGAAACCGCGCTTGGCGTCGCGCTGGAAGTGCTGGTACATTCCGGGCGCATTCCGCTTGAACGGCTGATTGCGCTGTTTACGAGCGAGCCGGCGCGCATTATCGGCTGGAAAGGCGAGCAGGCGCGGGGAGCGCTGAAGCCCGGATACGCGGGCGACGTCACGATCTTCCACCCCGAGTATCCGTGGACATACGACGTGAAGAATTCGCTGTCGAAGAGCGCGAACACGCCGTTCAGCGGGCGGACGTTCCGCGGCGGACCGATCGTGACCATCGTCGGCGGCGAGATCGCGTGGAAAGCGCCCGGGTTCTGA
- the pyrB gene encoding aspartate carbamoyltransferase yields the protein MGRSLLGIEDLDRAEIERILDRAVAFQPHGGPTFAKVNTCTGMMVVNAFFENSTRTRSSFEIAAHRLGADTLSITAAGSSVAKGESLVDTLNTLSAMRPSVIVMRHQASGAPHFLARHLSTPIVNAGDGTHEHPTQALLDARTILDRCGRLEGLRVVIIGDILHSRVARSNIFLLSKFGASVVLCGPPPLLPREMAAMAKGVEIEYDMRRAVRGANVIMMLRVQLERIHEPPMQAGEYFRFYGLRQEHVDLAHPDVIVMHPGPMNRGREISSEVADSQRSMILNQVENGVPVRMAVLERVLLS from the coding sequence ATGGGCCGCAGCCTGCTCGGAATCGAAGATCTGGACCGCGCGGAGATCGAGCGCATCCTCGACCGCGCCGTCGCTTTCCAGCCGCACGGAGGACCGACGTTCGCGAAGGTCAACACGTGCACGGGCATGATGGTCGTGAATGCATTTTTCGAAAATTCGACGCGAACAAGGTCGAGTTTCGAAATCGCCGCGCACCGCCTGGGCGCGGACACGCTGTCGATCACGGCGGCCGGGTCGAGCGTGGCGAAAGGCGAGAGCCTGGTCGACACGCTGAACACGCTGTCGGCGATGCGGCCTTCGGTGATCGTGATGCGGCATCAGGCTTCGGGCGCACCGCACTTCCTTGCGCGGCATCTGTCGACGCCGATCGTGAACGCGGGCGACGGGACGCACGAGCATCCCACGCAGGCGCTTCTCGATGCGCGGACGATTCTCGACCGGTGCGGGCGGCTGGAGGGGCTGCGGGTGGTCATCATCGGCGACATCCTGCACAGCCGGGTGGCGCGTTCCAACATCTTTCTGCTGTCGAAGTTTGGCGCCAGCGTCGTGCTGTGCGGCCCGCCGCCGCTGCTGCCGCGCGAGATGGCGGCCATGGCCAAGGGCGTCGAGATCGAGTACGACATGCGGCGCGCGGTGCGCGGGGCGAACGTGATCATGATGCTGCGCGTGCAGCTGGAGCGCATCCACGAGCCGCCGATGCAGGCGGGAGAGTACTTCCGCTTCTACGGGCTGCGGCAGGAGCATGTCGATCTCGCCCACCCGGACGTGATCGTGATGCACCCGGGGCCGATGAACCGGGGGCGCGAGATTTCGTCCGAGGTGGCTGATTCGCAGCGGTCGATGATCCTGAACCAGGTGGAGAACGGCGTGCCGGTGCGCATGGCCGTGCTGGAAAGGGTATTGCTGTCGTGA
- the pyrR gene encoding bifunctional protein PyrR, whose translation MSATREKAQLMSASEMDRTLVRLAHEVLEKAADPANLAFIGIRRRGVPMAERIARKIETLENLKIPVGAIDITLYRDDLSTIGPKPVVAATQIDFPITGKDVILMDDVLYTGRTVRAALDALFEHGRPARVQLLVLIDRGHRELPIEAQFIGRKVPTSSREIIEVKFQEIDGVEKVMLVEKVG comes from the coding sequence ATGAGCGCCACCCGCGAAAAAGCCCAACTGATGAGCGCCTCCGAGATGGACCGCACGCTGGTCCGGCTGGCGCACGAAGTTCTGGAGAAGGCGGCCGATCCGGCCAATCTCGCATTCATCGGCATCCGCCGCCGCGGGGTGCCGATGGCCGAGCGCATCGCGCGCAAGATCGAAACGCTGGAAAACCTGAAGATTCCTGTCGGCGCCATTGACATCACGCTGTACCGCGACGACCTGTCGACCATCGGCCCGAAGCCCGTCGTTGCAGCCACGCAGATCGATTTCCCGATCACGGGCAAGGACGTGATCCTGATGGACGACGTGCTCTATACCGGCCGCACGGTGCGGGCGGCGCTCGATGCGCTGTTCGAGCACGGCCGCCCGGCGCGCGTGCAGCTGCTGGTGCTGATCGACCGGGGCCACCGGGAGCTGCCGATCGAGGCGCAGTTCATCGGCCGCAAGGTGCCGACGTCGTCGCGCGAGATCATCGAGGTCAAGTTCCAGGAGATCGACGGCGTCGAGAAAGTGATGCTGGTCGAGAAGGTTGGCTGA
- the hom gene encoding homoserine dehydrogenase, with the protein MKDVGIGIIGLGNVGGGTLTILSENAAEIARKLGFGLRVVAVCSRNPAARSLPAGAAPALVTSDWREVVAHPDVEIVAELVGGTAVAAEIVEAALDAGKSVVTANKELAALRGAELWRKAEARGAALAMEASVCGGIPIHAVLREGIAGDRVEALFGILNGTSNYILTEIEQHGAPFGDVLAEAQRLGYAEADPAADVDGYDARSKLVLLASLAFGVRLQPASVPTEGIRRVSPIDFEYARQLGCTIRLLCAARREQDGLFVSVRPSLLPLMTIMAGVRGAYNAVWVRGAYGADTFYYGRGAGPLPTGVAVVSDLMRVARELRPAPAHRVPPFAARTLDDAEPLPIGLQVRPWYLRFRIKDRPGIIRDLSTILARHAISIDAVLQLPEQDKQNLPFVITLESSPEAAVRAALQDMAQLDFMVEPPLAMPIEKGV; encoded by the coding sequence ATGAAGGACGTTGGCATCGGCATCATCGGCCTCGGCAATGTTGGAGGGGGAACACTTACCATTCTCTCGGAAAACGCTGCGGAAATCGCCCGCAAGCTCGGCTTCGGGCTGCGCGTCGTGGCGGTGTGCAGCCGCAATCCGGCGGCGCGATCCCTGCCCGCCGGCGCGGCGCCCGCCCTTGTCACCAGCGACTGGCGCGAGGTGGTGGCGCACCCGGACGTCGAAATTGTTGCCGAACTCGTCGGCGGTACCGCCGTCGCCGCCGAAATCGTCGAAGCCGCGCTCGATGCCGGCAAGAGCGTGGTGACGGCGAACAAGGAGCTCGCCGCCCTGCGCGGCGCCGAGCTCTGGCGGAAAGCGGAAGCCCGCGGCGCGGCGCTCGCCATGGAAGCCAGCGTCTGCGGCGGCATTCCCATTCACGCCGTGCTGCGCGAGGGCATCGCCGGAGACCGCGTCGAAGCCCTCTTTGGCATCCTCAACGGCACCAGCAATTACATCCTCACGGAGATTGAGCAGCACGGCGCTCCGTTCGGCGACGTGCTGGCCGAGGCGCAGCGGCTCGGTTACGCCGAGGCCGACCCGGCTGCCGACGTCGATGGATACGACGCCCGCTCGAAGCTTGTGCTGCTGGCCTCGCTCGCCTTCGGTGTGCGTCTCCAGCCGGCCTCTGTTCCCACTGAAGGGATCCGGCGCGTCTCGCCGATCGACTTCGAATACGCACGGCAGCTCGGCTGCACCATCCGCCTGCTCTGCGCGGCGCGCCGCGAGCAGGACGGGCTCTTCGTCAGCGTCCGCCCGTCCCTGTTGCCGCTGATGACGATCATGGCCGGCGTCCGCGGCGCCTACAACGCCGTGTGGGTGCGCGGCGCCTATGGCGCAGACACGTTCTATTACGGACGCGGCGCCGGACCGCTGCCGACCGGCGTGGCTGTCGTGAGCGACCTGATGCGCGTGGCGCGCGAACTCCGCCCCGCCCCCGCGCATCGCGTGCCGCCGTTCGCCGCCCGCACGCTGGATGACGCCGAACCGCTGCCCATCGGACTCCAGGTGCGGCCCTGGTACCTGCGCTTCCGCATCAAGGACCGTCCTGGCATCATCCGCGACCTCTCCACGATCCTCGCGCGCCACGCCATCTCGATCGACGCCGTGCTGCAGCTGCCGGAGCAGGACAAGCAGAACCTGCCGTTCGTGATCACGCTCGAAAGCTCTCCCGAAGCAGCCGTGCGCGCTGCGCTTCAGGACATGGCTCAGCTCGATTTCATGGTCGAGCCGCCGCTGGCGATGCCCATCGAAAAAGGCGTTTGA
- the thrA gene encoding homoserine dehydrogenase has translation MRVAILGYGRVARALARLIARQRHVYPFRIVAAHTLRHGTAYDLHGLPEEPAFGPPAGSAEEFLDRSRAEILVELTTLNPENGEPAASHIRAAFARGMHVATANKGPIACCYAALAEEARRAGVEFRFESSVMDGTPVFNLARHCLPGTRVLGFAGVLNSTTQVILDAMRRGLTLEEGIEEARRLGVTEADPWFDIDGWDSACKAAALANVLMDARITPAGVNRRGIGRLTPEKIAVTERAGKRIALVCRGRRTPQGVSLRVRAEVLDAGDLLAQVRGTSNVLVLHTDTMGDLGVFSLNPGLDQTAYGVFSDLVDAARSL, from the coding sequence TTGAGAGTCGCGATTCTTGGCTACGGCAGAGTGGCGCGCGCGCTGGCGCGTCTCATCGCGCGGCAGCGGCATGTCTATCCTTTCCGCATCGTCGCCGCCCACACGCTGCGCCATGGCACCGCGTACGATCTGCATGGACTGCCCGAGGAGCCCGCCTTCGGCCCGCCCGCGGGAAGCGCGGAGGAGTTTCTGGACCGCTCCCGGGCGGAGATTCTCGTCGAGCTGACGACGCTGAACCCGGAAAACGGCGAGCCTGCCGCCAGCCACATCCGCGCTGCTTTCGCGCGCGGCATGCACGTGGCGACGGCCAACAAGGGGCCCATCGCCTGCTGTTACGCCGCGCTGGCTGAAGAGGCGCGCCGCGCGGGCGTCGAGTTCCGCTTCGAGTCCTCGGTGATGGACGGCACGCCCGTGTTCAACCTCGCCCGCCACTGCCTGCCGGGCACGCGCGTGCTTGGCTTCGCGGGCGTGCTCAACTCCACCACGCAGGTCATTCTCGACGCCATGAGGCGCGGGCTGACGCTTGAGGAAGGCATCGAAGAGGCGCGCCGGCTCGGCGTCACCGAAGCCGATCCGTGGTTCGACATCGACGGCTGGGACAGCGCCTGCAAGGCGGCAGCGCTGGCGAACGTTCTCATGGACGCGCGCATCACGCCCGCCGGGGTCAACCGCCGCGGCATCGGGCGGCTGACGCCGGAGAAGATCGCCGTCACCGAGCGGGCAGGCAAACGCATCGCGCTGGTCTGCCGCGGCAGGCGCACGCCGCAGGGCGTTTCGCTCCGCGTCCGCGCGGAAGTGCTCGATGCGGGCGACCTGCTGGCGCAGGTGCGCGGGACGTCGAACGTCCTCGTGCTGCACACGGACACGATGGGCGACCTGGGCGTTTTCAGTCTGAATCCGGGCCTTGATCAGACCGCCTACGGCGTGTTTTCCGATCTCGTCGACGCCGCCCGCAGCCTGTAA
- the glgB gene encoding 1,4-alpha-glucan branching enzyme GlgB, with protein MNPGEFDAIVGGYHGDPFSVLGPHRVEDGYVVRAFLPHAAEAALLLEGGGRVPMAKLHPGGIFGAQTAREPGRYLLELSLYRGGSEIIEDPYRFGLLLSDFDVYLHAEGTHYEAWRTMGAHLMEIDGVQGCRFAVWAPNAETVCVAGSFNQWDAYRHPMRRRDGGIWEIFLPGVRQGDIYKYFVRSKIFGVSEMKCDPYAFAAETPPLTASMVWELGQYQWNDGAWMEARAHTNWLERPVNCYEVHLESWMKTPEGEPLTYRELAQHLVPYVRRLGYTHIELMPIMEHPYAGSWGYQVTGYYAPTARFGTPDDFKHFVDQCHQNGIGVIVDWVPGHFPKDAHGLARFDGTACYEYEDPRLGEHKEWGTLIFNYARNEVRNFLISNALFWLKEYHIDGLRVDAVASMLYLDYGRRDGEWIPNKYGGNENLDAISFLRKFNEEAHKVPGAVTIAEESTSFAGVSHPVYAGGLGFTMKWNMGWMHDMFGYFRTDPLFRKFRHNQITFSLLYAFTENFMLPISHDEVVHGKASLIAKMPGDEWQRFANVRAFLGYMYGHPGKKLLFMGCELGQYEEWNWQGQLRWDLLQYDFHRKLQEFVRELNHFYVSEPTLYEVDFHWNGFDWIDFHDIDSSVISFLRWSKHRRDFTVWVCNFTPVVRENYRIGVPEPGVYREVLNTDWERFGGSGVRNDGELWTDRVEMHGRRQSLSLTLPPLAVTVYRRIGG; from the coding sequence ATGAACCCCGGTGAATTCGACGCGATCGTCGGCGGCTACCATGGAGATCCGTTCTCCGTCCTCGGCCCGCATCGTGTCGAGGACGGCTATGTGGTGCGCGCCTTCCTCCCGCACGCTGCCGAGGCGGCGCTGCTGCTGGAAGGCGGCGGCCGCGTTCCCATGGCAAAGCTCCATCCCGGAGGGATCTTCGGCGCGCAGACCGCGCGCGAGCCAGGCCGCTACCTTCTTGAGCTCTCCCTGTACCGCGGCGGATCGGAAATCATCGAAGACCCATACCGTTTCGGCCTGCTTCTGAGCGATTTCGACGTCTATCTCCACGCCGAAGGCACGCACTATGAAGCCTGGCGCACCATGGGCGCGCATCTGATGGAAATCGACGGCGTCCAGGGCTGCCGCTTCGCCGTCTGGGCGCCGAACGCGGAAACCGTCTGCGTCGCCGGGAGCTTCAATCAGTGGGACGCCTACCGCCACCCCATGCGCCGCCGCGACGGCGGCATCTGGGAGATCTTTCTGCCGGGCGTCCGCCAGGGCGACATTTACAAGTATTTCGTCCGCTCGAAAATCTTCGGCGTCTCCGAGATGAAGTGCGACCCTTACGCCTTCGCCGCCGAAACGCCTCCACTCACCGCTTCCATGGTCTGGGAGCTCGGACAGTACCAGTGGAACGACGGCGCCTGGATGGAGGCGCGCGCGCATACCAACTGGCTTGAACGCCCGGTCAACTGTTACGAGGTCCATCTCGAGTCCTGGATGAAGACCCCCGAGGGCGAGCCGCTGACGTACCGCGAACTCGCCCAGCACCTGGTTCCTTACGTCAGGCGCCTCGGCTACACGCACATCGAGCTGATGCCGATTATGGAACACCCCTACGCCGGCAGCTGGGGCTACCAGGTCACCGGCTACTACGCGCCCACCGCCCGGTTCGGCACGCCGGACGACTTCAAGCATTTCGTCGATCAGTGCCACCAGAACGGCATCGGCGTGATTGTCGACTGGGTGCCAGGCCACTTTCCGAAGGACGCGCACGGCCTGGCCCGTTTCGACGGCACGGCATGCTACGAATACGAGGATCCGCGGCTCGGAGAACACAAGGAATGGGGCACGCTGATTTTCAACTACGCGCGCAATGAAGTGCGCAATTTTCTGATTTCGAACGCCCTTTTCTGGCTGAAGGAGTATCACATCGACGGCCTGCGCGTGGATGCCGTCGCCTCCATGCTCTATCTCGATTACGGCCGCAGGGACGGCGAGTGGATCCCGAACAAGTATGGCGGGAACGAAAACCTCGACGCCATTTCGTTCCTCCGCAAGTTCAACGAAGAAGCCCACAAGGTTCCCGGCGCCGTCACCATCGCCGAGGAGTCGACGTCCTTCGCGGGCGTGTCCCACCCGGTCTACGCCGGCGGGCTCGGCTTCACAATGAAGTGGAACATGGGGTGGATGCACGACATGTTCGGCTATTTCCGCACCGACCCGCTGTTCCGCAAGTTCCGCCACAACCAGATCACCTTCAGCCTCCTGTACGCCTTCACCGAGAACTTCATGCTTCCCATCTCGCATGACGAAGTGGTGCACGGCAAGGCGTCCCTGATCGCCAAGATGCCCGGCGACGAGTGGCAGCGCTTCGCCAACGTCCGCGCCTTTCTCGGCTACATGTACGGCCACCCGGGCAAGAAGCTGCTGTTCATGGGCTGCGAGCTGGGGCAGTACGAGGAATGGAACTGGCAGGGGCAGCTCCGCTGGGATCTGCTCCAGTACGATTTCCACCGGAAGTTGCAGGAGTTTGTCCGGGAACTGAATCACTTTTACGTCTCTGAGCCCACTTTGTACGAAGTCGATTTCCACTGGAACGGGTTCGACTGGATCGACTTCCACGATATCGATTCGAGCGTCATCAGCTTCCTGCGCTGGTCGAAACACCGGCGCGATTTCACGGTCTGGGTCTGCAACTTCACTCCCGTCGTGCGCGAGAACTACCGCATCGGCGTCCCCGAGCCGGGCGTGTACCGCGAGGTGCTCAACACGGACTGGGAGCGTTTCGGCGGCAGCGGCGTCCGCAACGACGGGGAGCTCTGGACCGACCGGGTGGAGATGCACGGACGCCGCCAGAGCCTGTCGCTGACGCTGCCGCCGCTTGCCGTCACCGTCTACCGCCGCATCGGAGGCTGA
- a CDS encoding serine O-acetyltransferase: MFRTIREQIDTIFREDPAAKSVIEILFCYPGFHAILLHRLAHRLYRAGFTTLARMISQLSRSLTGIEIHPGAQIGRRFFIDHGMGVVIGETAIIGDDCLLYQGVTLGGTGKEKGKRHPTLGNHVIVGSGAKVLGNITIGNHVRIGAGSVVLKSVPDHSTVVGVPGRIVRSRLDNEEALEHAKLPDPEGQAIEQLSQRVEQLERIVRELSEKIAQSGGGAASA; this comes from the coding sequence ATGTTCCGCACGATCCGGGAGCAGATCGATACGATCTTCCGCGAAGACCCCGCGGCGAAGAGCGTCATCGAAATCCTGTTCTGTTATCCCGGCTTTCACGCGATTCTCCTCCACAGGCTCGCGCACCGGCTCTACCGGGCGGGCTTCACGACGCTGGCGCGCATGATCAGCCAGCTCTCGCGCTCCCTCACCGGCATCGAGATCCACCCTGGAGCGCAGATCGGCCGCCGTTTCTTCATCGATCACGGCATGGGCGTGGTCATCGGCGAAACAGCCATTATCGGCGACGACTGTCTTCTTTACCAGGGCGTGACCCTCGGCGGCACCGGCAAGGAAAAAGGCAAGCGCCACCCCACTCTCGGGAACCACGTCATTGTCGGCAGCGGCGCCAAGGTGCTCGGCAACATCACCATTGGCAATCACGTCCGCATCGGCGCCGGCTCCGTCGTGCTGAAGTCCGTCCCCGATCATTCCACCGTCGTGGGCGTCCCGGGCCGGATCGTCCGCAGCCGCCTCGACAATGAAGAAGCTCTCGAACACGCCAAGCTTCCCGATCCCGAGGGCCAGGCCATCGAGCAGCTGTCGCAGCGTGTCGAACAGCTCGAAAGGATCGTCCGCGAACTCTCCGAGAAGATCGCTCAATCCGGCGGCGGCGCCGCCAGCGCGTAG